From Acinetobacter suaedae, one genomic window encodes:
- a CDS encoding abortive infection family protein, with the protein MSKIPLNLIAILSEVLPEHESHATLDNLFLYAEINSEIPDVSKPAKVQQVLMNVNKSDPDPLKVLGKVLEKYLDGGILYPRDQDRFDQQIESIKKILSDNSLLYIRGGIISGSLTTPTKSLESVIKGLEIPALDQEFMRALTHVDASPREAVSAASNILESICKVYIAENNLTMPNKKDLKNLFDVVRKSLNIQRDSVEDEDLLRIISGIISVVDGIASLRTHASSAHGAGVKQYNLKPRHARLAIHAAHTIGLYVLESWKESKK; encoded by the coding sequence ATGTCAAAGATCCCTTTAAATCTTATAGCTATTCTTTCAGAAGTGCTTCCAGAACATGAAAGCCATGCAACCTTAGATAATTTATTCTTGTATGCTGAAATTAATTCTGAAATTCCTGATGTAAGTAAGCCTGCAAAAGTTCAACAAGTACTGATGAATGTGAATAAATCTGATCCTGACCCACTAAAAGTTCTAGGAAAAGTTCTAGAAAAATATTTAGATGGAGGAATTCTTTACCCTAGAGATCAAGATAGGTTTGATCAACAAATAGAAAGTATAAAGAAAATTTTATCTGATAATTCTTTGCTTTATATAAGAGGGGGAATTATTAGCGGTTCACTGACAACTCCTACCAAAAGCTTAGAGAGCGTTATAAAAGGACTAGAAATACCTGCATTAGATCAGGAATTCATGAGAGCTCTTACACATGTAGATGCTAGTCCAAGAGAAGCAGTGTCAGCAGCAAGTAATATTCTAGAATCGATTTGCAAGGTTTATATAGCAGAAAATAACTTAACGATGCCTAATAAAAAAGATTTAAAAAACCTATTTGATGTTGTCAGAAAATCTTTAAATATTCAAAGAGATTCAGTCGAAGATGAAGATCTTTTGAGAATTATTTCTGGAATTATTTCTGTTGTAGATGGCATAGCCTCTTTAAGAACACATGCTAGTTCGGCACATGGTGCTGGAGTAAAACAGTATAACTTAAAACCAAGACATGCCCGACTTGCTATTCACGCTGCTCATACAATAGGGTTATATGTCTTAGAAAGCTGGAAAGAATCCAAAAAATAA
- a CDS encoding type II toxin-antitoxin system HigB family toxin, which produces MKVLGLDLLTDFSKKHANSKSQLDAWYAEAKQADWKTTHDIKQRYSSADFLSDNRVIFNIKGNDYRLVVQVRYQNGIVKIEWLGTHAEYSKKKF; this is translated from the coding sequence ATGAAAGTATTAGGTTTAGATTTATTAACTGATTTCTCTAAAAAGCATGCTAATTCAAAATCGCAATTAGATGCTTGGTATGCCGAAGCTAAACAAGCTGATTGGAAGACGACTCATGATATTAAGCAAAGATATAGCTCTGCAGATTTTTTATCTGATAACAGAGTAATTTTTAACATCAAGGGAAATGACTACCGCCTTGTAGTTCAAGTTAGATATCAAAACGGTATCGTTAAAATTGAGTGGTTAGGTACTCATGCTGAATATAGTAAAAAGAAGTTTTAG
- a CDS encoding ImmA/IrrE family metallo-endopeptidase, whose amino-acid sequence MNLKIIKNANDHADALKRLDELFDLDPIEGSKESNELDVLALLIEQYEMEKFPIDKPTPIEAIKFRMDQQGLKAKDLVPYIGSAPKVSEVLNNKRSLSLSMIRKLNEGLGIPVDILIQDCDKLETYHDHLDYRQFPLVEIFNRGYLTSFAGNLNDLKEYASEHISDFLKKAGFNSSFQPMLARSSANLSGNSKECDAYARLIWQAQIIHKANGLNISDEYAVGTVTKEWMQEVAKLSWYQSGPQLAIEHLKKFGITVVLEKHLPKTYLDGAVCFHNGKPIIALTLRRDTIDNFWFTLMHELAHISLHFDQNEEWFLDDLEQTCDDPREDEANALAREVLIPNNIFYSYPHTDKGVSEMASHLRISPCIVAGRIRFEANNFRLFGQKFRDQTSKILKI is encoded by the coding sequence ATGAATCTAAAAATTATAAAAAATGCTAATGATCATGCAGATGCTCTTAAAAGATTAGATGAATTATTTGATTTAGATCCTATTGAAGGATCTAAAGAAAGTAATGAACTAGATGTTTTAGCTCTGCTAATTGAGCAATATGAAATGGAAAAATTTCCTATTGATAAACCAACACCTATTGAAGCAATTAAATTTCGTATGGATCAACAAGGTTTAAAAGCTAAAGACCTTGTGCCTTACATTGGTTCAGCCCCGAAAGTTTCAGAAGTTCTAAACAATAAACGTTCACTTAGTTTATCTATGATTAGAAAATTAAATGAAGGTTTGGGTATCCCTGTAGATATATTAATTCAAGACTGCGATAAACTTGAAACTTACCATGACCATTTGGATTATAGACAGTTTCCTTTAGTTGAAATTTTTAATAGAGGTTATTTAACTAGCTTCGCAGGAAACCTAAATGATCTAAAAGAATATGCTTCTGAGCATATAAGTGATTTTTTAAAGAAAGCAGGTTTTAATTCTAGTTTCCAACCTATGTTAGCTCGAAGCAGTGCTAATTTAAGCGGAAATTCGAAAGAATGTGATGCTTATGCAAGATTAATATGGCAAGCACAAATTATACATAAAGCTAACGGTTTGAATATAAGTGATGAATATGCCGTTGGAACAGTAACAAAAGAATGGATGCAAGAAGTTGCAAAACTTTCTTGGTATCAATCAGGTCCTCAACTAGCAATAGAGCATTTAAAAAAATTTGGAATAACAGTTGTTCTCGAAAAACATTTACCAAAAACCTATTTAGATGGTGCTGTATGTTTCCATAATGGTAAACCTATAATAGCTTTGACATTACGACGAGATACTATAGATAATTTTTGGTTTACTCTCATGCATGAGTTAGCCCATATATCTCTTCACTTTGATCAAAATGAAGAATGGTTTCTAGATGATTTAGAGCAAACCTGTGATGATCCAAGAGAAGATGAAGCCAATGCTTTAGCTAGAGAAGTTTTGATTCCAAATAACATATTTTATAGCTATCCACACACTGATAAAGGCGTTTCTGAGATGGCAAGCCATTTACGAATTTCACCTTGTATCGTTGCCGGTAGAATTAGATTCGAAGCTAATAATTTTAGATTATTTGGGCAAAAATTTAGAGATCAAACAAGTAAAATACTTAAAATTTAG
- the lspA gene encoding signal peptidase II, which translates to MPNSQAKQGLFQFYPHNLLWLGLSVLAIVLDQWTKWIASSHLNYADPVPVLPFLNWTLLHNYGAAFSFLSDAGGWQRYFFTSLAAIVSIIFVFWLMRMPKKMIILPMSIALILGGAVGNLIDRVSLGYVVDFIHVYYQNSHFPAFNLADSAITLGTILLLIDTFFLEKKRNQKADV; encoded by the coding sequence ATGCCTAATTCACAAGCAAAACAAGGCTTGTTCCAATTCTATCCTCATAACTTGCTGTGGCTTGGACTTTCAGTCCTTGCCATTGTGTTGGATCAATGGACAAAATGGATCGCAAGCTCGCATTTAAACTATGCGGATCCTGTACCCGTATTGCCTTTTCTCAATTGGACATTGCTGCATAATTACGGTGCAGCATTTAGCTTTTTATCTGATGCAGGCGGATGGCAACGCTACTTCTTCACCTCACTTGCGGCAATTGTTTCAATCATTTTTGTATTTTGGCTCATGCGTATGCCTAAGAAAATGATTATTTTACCTATGTCAATTGCTTTGATTTTAGGCGGTGCAGTTGGTAATTTGATTGATCGCGTCAGTCTTGGCTATGTCGTGGATTTTATCCATGTCTATTATCAAAACAGCCATTTCCCTGCCTTCAACCTCGCAGACAGTGCCATTACCCTAGGTACGATTTTGCTTCTCATTGACACCTTCTTCTTAGAGAAGAAACGTAACCAAAAGGCGGATGTATAA
- a CDS encoding 5'-methylthioadenosine/S-adenosylhomocysteine nucleosidase family protein, producing MNADIALIMALPNESKGLFEQAGIDVHYSGIGKVNAAFKAFEVIQKTGCKTLINLGSAGSSHFDAHSLVEVTTFVQRDMDVSPLGFAVGVTPMDDDIPAEIYTQPHFEHLPKGICGTGDSFETGLPKVSCNLVDMEAYALAKVCQKLGVRLISVKYITDGANDTAHLDWEENLLLGAQKLLALYQDHF from the coding sequence ATGAATGCTGATATTGCCCTGATTATGGCGTTGCCGAATGAATCTAAAGGTTTGTTTGAGCAAGCTGGTATTGACGTTCATTACAGTGGAATCGGCAAAGTAAATGCGGCATTCAAAGCCTTTGAAGTGATTCAGAAAACAGGCTGCAAGACGCTGATTAATTTAGGTAGTGCGGGTAGTTCGCATTTTGATGCGCATAGCTTGGTAGAAGTGACGACATTTGTGCAACGTGATATGGATGTATCGCCTTTGGGTTTTGCTGTAGGTGTAACTCCAATGGATGATGACATCCCCGCAGAGATTTATACTCAACCACACTTTGAACACTTACCCAAAGGCATTTGTGGTACAGGTGATTCTTTTGAAACAGGTTTACCAAAGGTCAGCTGTAATTTGGTGGATATGGAGGCGTATGCTTTAGCCAAAGTTTGTCAAAAACTTGGTGTGCGGTTGATCTCAGTTAAATATATAACGGATGGCGCCAATGATACTGCGCATCTTGATTGGGAAGAGAACTTACTCTTGGGCGCTCAAAAATTATTGGCGTTGTATCAAGATCATTTTTAA
- the ribF gene encoding bifunctional riboflavin kinase/FAD synthetase has translation MKLLRLNALSPNFQLPPTAVTIGNFDGVHLGHQAMIAQLKSLASAQGLKTLVMIFEPQPLEFFKGYDAPPRISSLREKVEYLTELGVDYIAVAKFDQYFRSLNATEFADLLKFKLNAQTLVLGDDFHFGKDRQGNSEFLRDYGFNVTNLDTIALNDERVSSTRIRQVLQEGDLALAAKLLGRPYSITGRVQYGDQIGRTLDFPTINVRLNRHKPCLSGIYAVDVVCENASLTAKVKHTNPALNGIAGYQSDSLFGAGHVGTRPAIEQVQPEWRLEVHFPDVSANLYGLLMRVTFLHYLHGELNYPSLEALKAGIDDDVQKLRDYRNRTSEFPF, from the coding sequence ATGAAGTTGCTTCGTCTCAACGCATTATCGCCAAATTTTCAGTTACCTCCGACTGCGGTAACGATTGGCAATTTTGATGGTGTCCATCTTGGTCATCAAGCGATGATTGCCCAGCTTAAATCGTTAGCATCTGCTCAAGGCTTAAAAACTTTAGTGATGATTTTTGAGCCACAACCGCTTGAATTTTTTAAAGGTTATGATGCCCCACCCCGCATTAGCTCCTTACGAGAAAAAGTAGAATATTTAACTGAACTAGGTGTGGATTACATTGCGGTAGCAAAGTTTGATCAATACTTTAGAAGCCTGAATGCGACTGAATTTGCGGATTTACTCAAATTTAAGCTCAATGCCCAAACCCTTGTTTTGGGAGATGACTTTCATTTTGGCAAAGACCGCCAAGGAAACAGTGAATTCTTAAGAGATTATGGTTTTAATGTCACCAATTTAGATACGATTGCACTGAATGATGAACGTGTCAGTTCAACCCGTATTCGTCAGGTTCTACAAGAAGGTGATCTGGCATTAGCAGCTAAACTGCTGGGTCGTCCTTACAGCATCACGGGTCGTGTGCAATATGGCGATCAAATCGGACGTACACTGGATTTTCCAACAATTAATGTTCGTCTAAATCGTCATAAGCCTTGTCTAAGTGGCATCTATGCAGTCGATGTGGTGTGTGAAAATGCCTCACTGACAGCAAAAGTAAAACATACAAACCCTGCCCTGAACGGCATTGCAGGGTATCAAAGTGATAGCTTATTCGGTGCTGGCCATGTGGGGACTCGTCCTGCGATCGAACAAGTTCAGCCTGAGTGGCGATTAGAAGTACATTTCCCTGATGTTTCTGCTAATCTGTATGGCTTATTAATGCGGGTAACCTTTCTTCACTATTTACATGGTGAACTGAATTACCCTTCGCTTGAAGCACTCAAAGCTGGAATAGATGATGATGTGCAAAAACTACGAGACTATCGTAATCGTACTTCAGAATTTCCTTTTTAA
- a CDS encoding peptidylprolyl isomerase — protein MKKLFITASLLLASSHLFANTMVEMKTSMGNIEIELFDDKAPVSAKNFESYVKSNFYTGTIFHRVIPGFMVQGGGLDANMVEKTTKAPIVNEASNGLKNTRGTLAMARTRDPNSATSQFFINVADNNFLNRSAMDAGYAVFGKVTKGMEVVDKIVNVPTGNQGLHQNVPKQPVKIISVQIKSKK, from the coding sequence ATGAAAAAGTTATTTATTACGGCAAGTTTATTACTCGCAAGCAGCCATCTATTTGCAAATACCATGGTTGAAATGAAAACGAGCATGGGGAATATCGAAATTGAACTTTTTGATGATAAGGCACCTGTTTCGGCAAAAAACTTTGAAAGTTATGTGAAAAGCAACTTTTACACAGGTACGATCTTTCATCGCGTGATTCCTGGCTTTATGGTTCAGGGCGGTGGGTTAGATGCCAATATGGTAGAAAAGACAACCAAAGCACCAATTGTAAATGAAGCAAGCAATGGTCTGAAAAATACACGTGGTACTTTAGCTATGGCACGTACGCGAGATCCTAATTCTGCAACGAGTCAATTTTTTATTAATGTTGCAGATAATAATTTTCTAAACCGATCAGCAATGGATGCTGGTTATGCAGTTTTTGGCAAGGTGACTAAAGGCATGGAGGTCGTTGATAAAATCGTAAATGTGCCTACAGGCAATCAAGGATTACATCAAAATGTACCTAAACAACCTGTTAAAATTATCAGTGTTCAAATAAAGAGCAAAAAGTAA
- a CDS encoding TDT family transporter, whose amino-acid sequence MKKPFYQLEQSRDVIRHFTPNWFTATMGTGVVAMILAQLPFASALLFKLATQLWQLNILLFMSFSVLYMLRWILFPTEAKQIFSHPNMSLFLGAIPMGLATIINGFLSFGTHLYGDIAVQIAEYLWYFDVFLAVVIAWIVPFCMFSCQDHLLQRMTAVWLLPIVACEVAASSAGVLLQHLTADQHAFNILVTGYVLWGISVLPAFAILTILMLRLALHQLPEKEVAISSWLCLGPIGTGALALLLLGEQAPRIMQAMGFENLANLLPTLGIVASLVLLGFGLWWFGIAILTTLRHIRTGIPFNLGWWGLTFPFGVFILAIFNLAHQLQVAFLQSIAVVLSLLLIGLWALVMKKTVAGAYSGQLFFSPCLAALQQKMR is encoded by the coding sequence ATGAAAAAGCCATTTTATCAGCTAGAACAAAGTCGAGATGTCATTCGCCATTTTACCCCAAACTGGTTTACAGCCACTATGGGAACTGGTGTTGTGGCAATGATTTTAGCACAGTTACCTTTTGCTTCTGCTCTATTATTCAAGTTGGCGACACAATTATGGCAATTGAATATTTTGCTCTTCATGAGTTTTAGTGTGCTTTATATGTTGCGCTGGATTTTATTTCCAACGGAAGCAAAACAGATTTTTAGTCATCCAAATATGAGCCTGTTTTTAGGGGCTATTCCGATGGGGCTGGCGACGATCATCAATGGTTTTCTCAGCTTTGGAACGCATTTATATGGTGATATTGCGGTACAAATTGCCGAGTATCTTTGGTATTTCGATGTATTTCTCGCTGTAGTGATCGCATGGATCGTGCCATTTTGTATGTTTAGCTGCCAAGATCATTTATTACAACGGATGACCGCAGTATGGTTGTTACCGATTGTGGCTTGTGAAGTGGCTGCGAGCTCAGCGGGAGTATTATTACAACATTTAACTGCCGATCAGCACGCATTCAATATTTTAGTCACAGGCTATGTGCTATGGGGGATTTCTGTATTGCCGGCTTTTGCAATTCTGACCATCTTAATGCTACGTTTGGCTTTACATCAACTGCCTGAGAAAGAGGTGGCAATTTCTAGCTGGCTTTGTTTAGGACCAATTGGCACAGGGGCTTTGGCGTTATTATTATTGGGGGAACAAGCACCACGTATCATGCAGGCGATGGGCTTTGAAAATTTAGCAAACTTACTGCCTACATTAGGCATTGTGGCGAGTTTGGTATTATTGGGCTTTGGATTATGGTGGTTTGGAATCGCGATCTTGACCACATTGCGTCATATTCGTACTGGGATTCCATTTAATTTGGGTTGGTGGGGACTGACTTTCCCATTCGGTGTATTTATTTTGGCGATCTTTAACTTAGCGCATCAACTGCAAGTTGCTTTTTTACAATCTATCGCTGTGGTTCTAAGTTTATTGCTAATAGGGCTGTGGGCTTTGGTAATGAAAAAAACTGTAGCTGGAGCGTATAGCGGTCAACTCTTTTTCTCGCCTTGTCTGGCTGCGTTGCAACAGAAGATGCGGTAA
- a CDS encoding NADPH-dependent FMN reductase — MLIYIIVGSVREGRTAIKVANWVQQATSELALNNIQTEIVDLKEWDLPIFAGAHPPASGIYDQPKQQAWADKIATADAFIFISPEYNHGYSPALKNALDYLGKEWQGKPAAYIGYGATNGSRSISQIRQVASGLGVVDPNAVMEIRDIFKRNKDEKFEANEFEIKALQPLIEKLQKYHLK; from the coding sequence ATGCTCATTTATATTATTGTCGGTAGTGTACGTGAAGGACGAACTGCAATTAAAGTCGCAAACTGGGTACAGCAAGCAACTTCTGAACTCGCGTTAAATAATATTCAAACAGAAATCGTAGACTTAAAAGAATGGGATCTGCCTATTTTTGCGGGCGCTCATCCGCCAGCTTCTGGTATCTATGATCAACCAAAGCAACAAGCGTGGGCGGATAAAATTGCAACTGCTGATGCATTCATCTTCATCAGCCCAGAATATAATCATGGCTACAGCCCTGCACTGAAGAATGCCTTAGACTATCTTGGCAAAGAATGGCAAGGTAAACCTGCTGCTTATATTGGTTATGGCGCAACTAATGGCTCACGTTCAATCAGCCAAATTCGTCAGGTTGCTTCCGGCCTAGGAGTAGTTGACCCAAATGCAGTTATGGAAATCCGAGATATCTTTAAACGCAATAAAGATGAAAAATTTGAGGCTAATGAGTTTGAAATAAAAGCACTTCAACCACTCATTGAAAAACTGCAGAAATACCACCTCAAATAA
- a CDS encoding TetR/AcrR family transcriptional regulator has translation MEQKKSTQKRNQLLNAALDVFSVYGFSGASLDEIAQLANMHKSNIFYYYENKESLYVEVLTTVLQKWLAPLQTLESELEPTEALTHYLIQKLESSRDQPKASRLFALEIIQGAPHILPILKGPLKKLFKRKTKVIQTWQEQGKLSQDIDPELLIINIWAITQNYADFATQMEMVTGKTLRNRSMYQRTIEHTVHLMLYGVIPR, from the coding sequence ATGGAACAGAAAAAAAGTACACAAAAGCGCAATCAACTGCTGAATGCTGCCCTCGATGTTTTCTCTGTCTATGGGTTCAGTGGTGCTAGTCTCGATGAGATTGCTCAGCTTGCGAATATGCATAAGTCGAATATTTTCTATTATTATGAAAATAAAGAATCCCTCTATGTGGAAGTCTTGACCACCGTATTACAAAAGTGGCTTGCTCCCTTACAAACTTTAGAGTCAGAGCTTGAACCAACAGAAGCACTGACCCACTATCTGATTCAAAAGCTTGAAAGCTCGCGTGACCAGCCTAAAGCTTCTCGTTTATTTGCCTTGGAAATCATTCAAGGTGCGCCACATATTTTGCCCATCTTAAAAGGCCCTTTGAAAAAGCTCTTCAAGCGTAAAACCAAAGTGATTCAAACGTGGCAAGAACAAGGCAAATTGTCTCAGGATATTGATCCAGAATTATTGATTATCAATATTTGGGCAATTACTCAGAACTATGCTGATTTTGCAACGCAAATGGAGATGGTGACGGGTAAAACACTACGCAACCGCAGTATGTACCAACGCACTATTGAACACACTGTGCATTTGATGCTGTATGGCGTAATTCCTCGTTAA
- a CDS encoding FKBP-type peptidyl-prolyl cis-trans isomerase: protein MTDIIQPNEEIRIEDGSKVDLHFSVSIENGVEIDNTRGREEPVSLVIGDGNLLPGFEKALFGLRAGDRRTVHLPPEDAFGPWNPENIQTFDTVKFEQRPIIGHMIEFEDKAKATLFGIVKSVNDDITEIDFNHPLAGKNITFEVEIFKVTPAGQQGIKLM from the coding sequence ATGACTGACATTATCCAACCAAACGAAGAAATCCGGATTGAAGACGGCTCAAAAGTTGATTTGCATTTTTCAGTATCGATCGAAAATGGTGTTGAAATCGATAACACCCGCGGTCGTGAAGAACCTGTCTCTTTAGTGATTGGTGATGGCAATTTACTTCCAGGCTTTGAAAAGGCTTTATTTGGTTTACGTGCAGGTGATCGCCGTACCGTACATTTGCCACCAGAAGATGCTTTTGGTCCATGGAATCCTGAAAATATTCAAACTTTTGATACCGTGAAGTTTGAACAACGTCCTATCATCGGGCATATGATTGAATTTGAAGATAAAGCTAAAGCAACCTTGTTTGGCATCGTAAAATCAGTCAATGATGACATTACCGAGATCGATTTCAATCATCCACTTGCTGGTAAAAATATTACCTTTGAAGTGGAAATTTTCAAAGTTACCCCTGCGGGTCAGCAAGGCATTAAACTGATGTAA
- the ileS gene encoding isoleucine--tRNA ligase produces the protein MSDKQTPENAVDYKATLNLPHTEFAMKANLAVREAKWLEEWYADNIYQQIRASRIGKKKYVLHDGPPYANGQIHLGHAVNKVLKDIIIKSRVLDGFDAPYVPGWDCHGLPIELKVEEKVGKVGVKVDASTFRKACREYAYTQVELQKKDFVRMGVFGDWDNPYLTMNFKQEADIVRSLGAIAKAGHIEPGLKPVNWCLDCGSALAEAEVEYEDKKSDAIDVGFTVVDLKDLSARLSVDVQDVTDIVIWTTTPWTLPANQAVAVHADIDYQLVQIQNDRGTQNFILAKDLVESAIERYKLENPVVLADFKGAVIENLLLQHPLITDRQVPVIVGEHVIATSGTGAVHTAPGHGVDDYKVGLQYNLKVDNPVGGNGVYLPTAPIFAGEHIYKANPKIIEALGATGRLWAHQPIKHSYPHCWRHKTPIIFRATPQWFISMDAKGLRQTALNAIENDIEFVPDWGKNRIQSMIEGRPDWCISRQRTWGVPIPFFVHKDTNALHPRTPELIEEVAQLIEQEGIDAWYNRDASDFIGADAEQYNAVRDTLDVWFDSGTTHYAVLREREELQDPADLYLEGSDQHRGWFQSSLLTSIAINERAPYKGLLTHGFVVDEKGRKMSKSLGNIITPQDIIKDMGADGLRFWIASADYRYEMTAGKEIFSRASDGYRRIRNTLRFLLANLNGFKPSTDALPVDELIALDQYILQRAAEVQKTIQQAYEEMNFHIVTNALTNFCINDLGGFYLDIIKDRQYTTKADSQARRSAQTALYHLVQAFVRWMAPILSFTAQEAWPLIPEQTDKYVFTAEWYDIPTASTANLLSEADWQTLISVKSAVNKQIEAARNAKLIGSNLSAKVELWADEALQKLLNQLADELRFVLITSQVIVHPYAEQGESTDLEGLRVKVSAADGEKCVRCWHVLPDVNTHEGHTGLCARCIVNVTGSGEVRKYA, from the coding sequence ATGAGCGATAAGCAAACTCCTGAAAATGCAGTGGATTATAAAGCCACACTCAATTTACCTCATACTGAATTTGCGATGAAAGCAAATTTGGCTGTGCGTGAAGCCAAATGGTTAGAAGAGTGGTATGCCGACAACATTTATCAGCAGATTCGCGCATCGCGTATTGGCAAGAAGAAATACGTGCTACATGACGGTCCTCCATATGCCAATGGACAAATCCATTTAGGTCATGCGGTCAATAAAGTCCTCAAGGACATTATTATTAAAAGCCGTGTATTGGATGGCTTCGATGCGCCTTATGTACCAGGTTGGGACTGTCATGGTCTGCCAATCGAACTTAAAGTGGAAGAAAAAGTCGGTAAAGTTGGCGTGAAAGTAGACGCATCAACGTTCCGTAAAGCCTGCCGTGAATACGCTTACACACAAGTTGAATTACAAAAGAAAGACTTCGTGCGTATGGGTGTGTTTGGTGACTGGGACAATCCGTATCTGACTATGAACTTTAAACAAGAGGCGGACATCGTTCGCTCGCTTGGTGCGATTGCTAAAGCTGGTCATATTGAACCGGGCTTAAAACCTGTGAACTGGTGTTTGGACTGTGGTTCTGCACTGGCTGAAGCCGAAGTTGAATACGAAGATAAAAAATCAGATGCTATTGACGTTGGCTTCACCGTTGTTGATCTCAAAGATTTAAGCGCACGCCTAAGTGTTGATGTACAAGATGTAACGGATATCGTGATCTGGACGACCACGCCATGGACACTACCTGCCAACCAAGCAGTTGCGGTACATGCCGACATCGACTATCAACTTGTTCAAATTCAGAACGATCGTGGTACGCAAAACTTCATTCTTGCTAAAGATCTAGTGGAATCTGCCATCGAACGTTACAAGCTTGAAAATCCAGTCGTACTGGCTGATTTTAAAGGCGCTGTCATCGAAAACCTATTATTACAACATCCGTTGATTACAGATCGCCAAGTCCCTGTGATCGTCGGTGAACATGTCATCGCAACCAGTGGTACAGGTGCCGTACATACCGCACCGGGCCATGGTGTGGACGACTATAAGGTTGGCCTACAGTACAACCTAAAAGTGGATAATCCAGTCGGTGGCAATGGTGTATATTTACCAACAGCACCGATTTTTGCTGGCGAGCACATCTATAAAGCCAATCCAAAAATTATAGAAGCATTGGGAGCAACAGGTCGTTTGTGGGCGCATCAACCGATCAAACACAGCTACCCACATTGCTGGCGTCATAAAACGCCAATCATCTTCCGTGCGACACCGCAATGGTTTATCAGCATGGATGCCAAAGGCTTGCGTCAAACTGCATTAAATGCGATTGAAAATGACATCGAATTTGTCCCAGATTGGGGTAAAAACCGTATCCAATCGATGATTGAAGGCCGTCCAGATTGGTGTATTTCTCGTCAACGTACTTGGGGCGTGCCAATTCCGTTCTTTGTACACAAAGATACCAATGCGTTACACCCACGTACACCTGAATTGATCGAAGAAGTTGCCCAACTGATTGAGCAAGAAGGGATTGATGCTTGGTATAACCGTGATGCCAGCGACTTCATTGGTGCTGATGCCGAACAATACAATGCTGTTCGCGATACCTTAGACGTTTGGTTCGACTCAGGAACCACACACTACGCAGTATTGCGTGAACGTGAAGAGTTGCAAGACCCTGCTGATCTATACCTTGAGGGTTCAGACCAACACCGTGGCTGGTTCCAATCGTCTTTGTTAACTTCAATTGCAATCAATGAACGTGCACCTTATAAAGGCTTACTCACACACGGCTTCGTCGTAGATGAGAAAGGTCGTAAAATGTCTAAATCATTAGGCAACATCATCACGCCACAAGATATCATCAAAGATATGGGTGCAGATGGCTTACGCTTCTGGATCGCTTCGGCTGACTATCGCTATGAAATGACCGCAGGTAAAGAGATCTTTAGCCGTGCATCTGATGGTTATCGTCGTATCCGTAATACCCTACGTTTCTTATTGGCGAATTTAAATGGTTTTAAACCATCAACCGATGCATTACCTGTAGATGAACTGATTGCATTGGATCAGTACATTTTACAACGTGCGGCTGAAGTACAAAAAACCATTCAGCAAGCCTATGAAGAGATGAACTTCCACATTGTCACTAACGCATTGACCAATTTCTGTATCAATGACTTAGGTGGTTTCTATCTCGACATCATCAAAGATCGTCAATACACAACAAAAGCGGACTCACAAGCGCGTCGTTCAGCACAAACTGCGCTGTATCATTTGGTACAAGCGTTCGTTCGTTGGATGGCACCAATTCTAAGCTTTACCGCTCAAGAAGCTTGGCCATTGATTCCTGAACAAACAGATAAATATGTATTTACGGCTGAATGGTACGATATCCCAACTGCATCAACAGCAAACTTGCTTTCTGAAGCAGATTGGCAAACATTGATTAGCGTAAAATCAGCAGTAAATAAACAGATCGAAGCAGCACGTAACGCTAAACTGATCGGCAGTAACTTATCTGCCAAAGTTGAACTTTGGGCGGATGAAGCGTTACAAAAACTGCTAAACCAACTGGCTGACGAATTACGTTTTGTCTTGATTACCTCTCAAGTCATCGTCCACCCTTATGCAGAACAAGGCGAAAGCACTGACCTTGAAGGTTTACGTGTGAAAGTCTCAGCTGCGGATGGTGAAAAATGTGTACGTTGCTGGCATGTATTGCCAGATGTAAATACACATGAAGGTCATACGGGTTTATGCGCGCGTTGTATTGTCAACGTCACTGGCAGTGGCGAAGTGAGAAAGTATGCCTAA